A window of the Gossypium hirsutum isolate 1008001.06 chromosome A03, Gossypium_hirsutum_v2.1, whole genome shotgun sequence genome harbors these coding sequences:
- the LOC107885977 gene encoding laccase-2 isoform X2, producing MGTSPAIVMILFVAVGCFMAYPEAVTAKHTGITRHYTFNIKLKNTTRLCHTKSIVTVNGKFPGPRVITREGDRLVVKVVNHVPNNISIHWHGVRQLRSGWADGPSYIMQCPVQTGHSYVYNFTITGQRGTLFWHAHISWLRATVYGPLIILPRRNESYPFVKPYKEVPILFGEWFNADPEAVINQSLQTGGGPNVSDAYTFNGLPGPLYNCSAKDTYKLKVKPGKTYLLRLINAALNDELFFSIAGHSLTVVEADAVYVKPFETNVLMITPGQTTNVLLKTKPKAPNATFLMLARPYATGMGTFDNTTVAGILEYETPSSSLKNRPLLKPGLPAINATNFVANFTSKFRSLATAKFPANVPQKVDKKFFFTVGLGTKPCPKNQTCQGPTNTTKFAAAMNNISFALPRTALLQSHFFSQYSKGVYTTDFPAFPLIPFNYTGTPPNNTLVNNGTKLVVIPFNTSVELVLQDTSILGAESHPLHLHGYNFYVVGQGFGNFDPENDPPKFNLVDPVERNTVVVPSGGWVAIRFQADNPELGLRNGMDGVGWRTPKPEAASSTL from the exons ATGGGTACTTCACCAGCAATTGTCATGATACTTTTTGTTGCTGTTGGCTGTTTCATGGCCTATCCTGAGGCTGTCACTGCAAAACACACAGGCATTACCAGGCACTATACCTTCAAT ATAAAACTGAAAAACACCACTCGCTTGTGCCACACTAAGAGCATTGTCACAGTTAATGGGAAGTTCCCCGGACCTCGTGTTATTACCAGAGAAGGCGACCGCTTAGTCGTTAAAGTAGTTAACCATGTTCCAAACAATATCAGCATTCACTG GCATGGAGTTCGACAGCTTCGGAGCGGATGGGCGGACGGGCCATCATACATCATGCAATGTCCCGTTCAAACAGGCCACTCTTATGTGTACAACTTCACCATTACCGGCCAAAGAGGAACTCTCTTCTGGCACGCTCACATTTCATGGCTTAGAGCAACTGTGTACGGACCGCTTATCATCCTCCCAAGGCGGAACGAATCTTACCCTTTTGTGAAGCCCTACAAAGAAGTGCCGATCTTGTTCG GAGAGTGGTTTAATGCTGATCCTGAGGCAGTTATTAATCAGTCTCTTCAGACAGGGGGTGGCCCTAATGTTTCAGATGCCTACACCTTCAATGGCCTCCCAGGTCCATTGTACAATTGTTCTGCCAAAG ATACATATAAGCTGAAGGTAAAGCCAGGGAAAACATATCTTCTGAGGTTGATAAATGCTGCGCTCAATGATGAGCTTTTCTTCAGCATTGCAGGCCACAGTTTAACTGTGGTGGAAGCTGATGCAGTGTATGTGAAACCCTTTGAGACCAATGTGTTGATGATAACACCAGGACAAACCACCAATGTTCTTCTAAAAACCAAACCTAAAGCTCCCAATGCCACTTTCTTGATGTTAGCCAGACCATATGCCACTGGCATGGGCACCTTTGATAATACTACAGTAGCTGGTATTCTTGAATATGAAACACCTTCCAGTAGCTTAAAAAACAGGCCACTTCTTAAACCAGGCTTGCCTGCTATCAATGCTACAAATTTTGTTGCCAATTTTACAAGCAAATTCAGAAGTTTAGCCACCGCCAAGTTCCCTGCCAATGTCCCACAAAAAGTAGACAAGAAGTTTTTCTTCACAGTTGGTCTTGGAACCAAGCCTTGCCCCAAAAACCAGACCTGCCAAGGACCAACAAATACCACAAAATTTGCAGCTGCAATGAACAACATCTCCTTTGCACTCCCAAGAACTGCACTCCTCCAATCCCACTTTTTCTCCCAATATTCTAAAGGGGTTTACACCACTGATTTCCCAGCTTTCCCTCTGATTCCATTCAACTACACAGGCACTCCACCTAACAACACACTTGTAAACAATGGCACTAAACTTGTggtgataccattcaatacaagcGTGGAACTAGTGTTGCAGGACACAAGCATCCTTGGTGCTGAGAGCCATCCTCTCCATCTCCATGGCTATAACTTCTATGTTGTTGGTCAGGGTTTTGGAAACTTTGACCCTGAAAACGACCCTCCAAAGTTCAACCTGGTTGATCCAGTTGAAAGAAACACAGTCGTGGTGCCGTCTGGTGGCTGGGTTGCAATCCGTTTTCAAGCAGACAATCCTG AGCTGGGGCTTAGGAATGGCATGGATGGTGTTGGATGGAGAACTCCCAAACCAGAAGCTGCCTCCTCCACCCTCTGA
- the LOC107885977 gene encoding laccase-2 isoform X1, whose amino-acid sequence MGTSPAIVMILFVAVGCFMAYPEAVTAKHTGITRHYTFNIKLKNTTRLCHTKSIVTVNGKFPGPRVITREGDRLVVKVVNHVPNNISIHWHGVRQLRSGWADGPSYIMQCPVQTGHSYVYNFTITGQRGTLFWHAHISWLRATVYGPLIILPRRNESYPFVKPYKEVPILFGEWFNADPEAVINQSLQTGGGPNVSDAYTFNGLPGPLYNCSAKDTYKLKVKPGKTYLLRLINAALNDELFFSIAGHSLTVVEADAVYVKPFETNVLMITPGQTTNVLLKTKPKAPNATFLMLARPYATGMGTFDNTTVAGILEYETPSSSLKNRPLLKPGLPAINATNFVANFTSKFRSLATAKFPANVPQKVDKKFFFTVGLGTKPCPKNQTCQGPTNTTKFAAAMNNISFALPRTALLQSHFFSQYSKGVYTTDFPAFPLIPFNYTGTPPNNTLVNNGTKLVVIPFNTSVELVLQDTSILGAESHPLHLHGYNFYVVGQGFGNFDPENDPPKFNLVDPVERNTVVVPSGGWVAIRFQADNPGVWLMHCHFDVHQSWGLGMAWMVLDGELPNQKLPPPPSDLPKC is encoded by the exons ATGGGTACTTCACCAGCAATTGTCATGATACTTTTTGTTGCTGTTGGCTGTTTCATGGCCTATCCTGAGGCTGTCACTGCAAAACACACAGGCATTACCAGGCACTATACCTTCAAT ATAAAACTGAAAAACACCACTCGCTTGTGCCACACTAAGAGCATTGTCACAGTTAATGGGAAGTTCCCCGGACCTCGTGTTATTACCAGAGAAGGCGACCGCTTAGTCGTTAAAGTAGTTAACCATGTTCCAAACAATATCAGCATTCACTG GCATGGAGTTCGACAGCTTCGGAGCGGATGGGCGGACGGGCCATCATACATCATGCAATGTCCCGTTCAAACAGGCCACTCTTATGTGTACAACTTCACCATTACCGGCCAAAGAGGAACTCTCTTCTGGCACGCTCACATTTCATGGCTTAGAGCAACTGTGTACGGACCGCTTATCATCCTCCCAAGGCGGAACGAATCTTACCCTTTTGTGAAGCCCTACAAAGAAGTGCCGATCTTGTTCG GAGAGTGGTTTAATGCTGATCCTGAGGCAGTTATTAATCAGTCTCTTCAGACAGGGGGTGGCCCTAATGTTTCAGATGCCTACACCTTCAATGGCCTCCCAGGTCCATTGTACAATTGTTCTGCCAAAG ATACATATAAGCTGAAGGTAAAGCCAGGGAAAACATATCTTCTGAGGTTGATAAATGCTGCGCTCAATGATGAGCTTTTCTTCAGCATTGCAGGCCACAGTTTAACTGTGGTGGAAGCTGATGCAGTGTATGTGAAACCCTTTGAGACCAATGTGTTGATGATAACACCAGGACAAACCACCAATGTTCTTCTAAAAACCAAACCTAAAGCTCCCAATGCCACTTTCTTGATGTTAGCCAGACCATATGCCACTGGCATGGGCACCTTTGATAATACTACAGTAGCTGGTATTCTTGAATATGAAACACCTTCCAGTAGCTTAAAAAACAGGCCACTTCTTAAACCAGGCTTGCCTGCTATCAATGCTACAAATTTTGTTGCCAATTTTACAAGCAAATTCAGAAGTTTAGCCACCGCCAAGTTCCCTGCCAATGTCCCACAAAAAGTAGACAAGAAGTTTTTCTTCACAGTTGGTCTTGGAACCAAGCCTTGCCCCAAAAACCAGACCTGCCAAGGACCAACAAATACCACAAAATTTGCAGCTGCAATGAACAACATCTCCTTTGCACTCCCAAGAACTGCACTCCTCCAATCCCACTTTTTCTCCCAATATTCTAAAGGGGTTTACACCACTGATTTCCCAGCTTTCCCTCTGATTCCATTCAACTACACAGGCACTCCACCTAACAACACACTTGTAAACAATGGCACTAAACTTGTggtgataccattcaatacaagcGTGGAACTAGTGTTGCAGGACACAAGCATCCTTGGTGCTGAGAGCCATCCTCTCCATCTCCATGGCTATAACTTCTATGTTGTTGGTCAGGGTTTTGGAAACTTTGACCCTGAAAACGACCCTCCAAAGTTCAACCTGGTTGATCCAGTTGAAAGAAACACAGTCGTGGTGCCGTCTGGTGGCTGGGTTGCAATCCGTTTTCAAGCAGACAATCCTG GAGTTTGGCTGATGCACTGTCACTTTGATGTTCATCAGAGCTGGGGCTTAGGAATGGCATGGATGGTGTTGGATGGAGAACTCCCAAACCAGAAGCTGCCTCCTCCACCCTCTGATCTTCCCAAGTGTTGA